From a single Muntiacus reevesi chromosome 14, mMunRee1.1, whole genome shotgun sequence genomic region:
- the LOC136146395 gene encoding FACT complex subunit SSRP1-like, translating into MEVRFYVPPTQEDGVDPVEAFAQNVLSKADVIQATGDAICIFRELQCLTPRGRYDIRIYPTFLHLHGKTFDYKIPYTTVLRLFLLPHKDQRQMFFVISLDPPIKQGQTRYHFLILLFSKDEDISLTLNMNEEEVEKRFEGRLTKNMSGSLYEMVSRVMKALVNRKITVPGNFQGHSGAQCITCSYKASSGLLYPLERGFIYVHKPPVHIRFDEISFVNFARGTTTTRSFDFEIETKQGTQYTFSSIEREEYGKLFDFVNAKKLNIKNRGLKEGMNPSYDEYADSDEDQHDAYLERMKEEGKIREEHANDSSDDSGEETDESFNPGEEEEDVAEEFDSNASASSSSNDGDSDREEKKRKQLKKAKMAKDRKSRKKPLEVKKGKDPNAPKRPMSAYMLWLNASREKIKSDHPKKKKKEKKKKMAPGWLCLGSTGPQAEGMTPPGRCHSHGRAKEEQKNGVTAPASSFQEYTHESAHTPLTKSSHMVKCDMTGYEVSSSHQ; encoded by the exons ATGGAGGTGCGCTTCTATGTGCCACCCACCCAGGAGGACGGCGTGGACCCCGTGGAGGCCTTCGCCCAGAACGTGCTGTCGAAGGCGGACGTGATCCAGGCCACTGGAGACGCCATCTGCATCTTCCGGGAGCTGCAGTGTCTGACGCCCCGAGGCCGCTACGACATCCGCATCTACCCCACCTTCCTGCATCTGCACGGCAAGACCTTTGACTACAAGATCCCCTACACCACAGTGCTGCggctcttcctgctgccccacAAGGACCAGCGCCAGATGTTCTTTGTGATCAGCCTGGACCCCCCCATCAAGCAGGGCCAGACCCGCTACCACTTCCTCATCCTCCTCTTCTCGAAGGACGAGGACATCTCTCTGACACTCAACATGAatgaggaggaggtggagaagcGCTTCGAGGGGCGGCTCACCAAGAATATGTCAGGATCCCTCTACGAGATGGTCAGCCGGGTCATGAAAGCGCTGGTGAACCGCAAGATCACGGTTCCCGGCAACTTCCAAGGGCACTCGGGGGCCCAGTGCATCACCTGCTCCTACAAGGCCAGCTCGGGGCTGCTGTACCCCCTGGAGCGGGGCTTCATCTACGTCCACAAGCCGCCCGTGCACATCCGCTTCGACGAGATCTCCTTTGTCAACTTCGCCCGTGGGACCACCACCACGCGTTCCTTTGACTTTGAAATTGAGACCAAGCAGGGCACGCAGTATACCTTCAGCAGCATTGAGAGGGAGGAGTACGGCAAGCTCTTCGACTTCGTCAACGCCAAGAAGCTCAACATCAAAAACCGAGGGCTGAAAGAGGGCATGAACCCCAGCTACGACGAGTACGCCGACTCGGACGAGGACCAGCACGACGCCTACCTGGAGCGGATGAAGGAGGAGGGCAAGATCCGCGAGGAGCACGCCAATGACAGCAGCGACGACTCGGGCGAGGAGACTGATGAATCATTCAACCCGGGTGAAgaggaggaggacgtggcagAGGAGTTTGACAGCAACGCCTCCGCCAGCTCCTCCAGTAATGATGGCGACAGCGACCGGGAAGAGAAGAAACGAAAGCAGCTTAAAAAGGCGAAGATGGCCAAGGACCGCAAGAGCCGAAAGAAGCCCCTCGAG GTAAAGAAGGGCAAGGACCCCAATGCCCCCAAGAGGCCCATGTCTGCCTACATGCTGTGGCTGAATGCCAGCCGGGAGAAGATCAAGTCTgaccatccaaaaaaaaaaaaaaaagaaaaaaaaaaaaaaatggcaccaG GCTGGCTGTGCCTCGGCTCCACAGGTCCTCAGGCTGAGGGAATGACCCCCCCAGGGAGGTGCCATTCTCATGGCAGAGCGAAAGAGGAGCAGAAGAATGGTGTTACGGCTCCTGCGTCTTCTTTTCAGGAATATACCCACGAGTCTGCTCACACACCACTGACCAAAAGTAGTCACATGGTCAAGTGTGACATGACTGGGTATGAAGTCAGCTCCTCCCACCAGTAG